A single Streptomyces sannanensis DNA region contains:
- a CDS encoding chorismate mutase, which produces MSTTAAERTGARTDDAAALIGDARERIDALDDRIIGLVQERMAVSAVIQEARITSGGRRVNLAREMEILGRYRDALGKPGTSLAMTLLELCRGRV; this is translated from the coding sequence ATGAGCACCACCGCAGCGGAGCGGACCGGCGCCCGTACCGACGACGCCGCCGCGCTGATCGGCGACGCCCGTGAGCGCATCGACGCCCTCGACGACCGGATCATCGGCCTCGTCCAGGAACGGATGGCCGTCTCGGCCGTCATCCAGGAGGCCAGGATCACCTCAGGCGGCCGCCGGGTGAACCTGGCGCGCGAGATGGAGATCCTCGGCCGTTACCGTGACGCGCTCGGCAAGCCGGGCACCTCGCTGGCCATGACGCTGCTGGAGCTCTGCCGAGGCCGCGTCTGA
- the guaA gene encoding glutamine-hydrolyzing GMP synthase yields MPAAPPAAPDVVLVVDFGAQYAQLIARRVREARVYSEIVPSTMPVAEMLAKNPKAIILSGGPSSVYEEGAPRLDRSLFEAGVPIFGMCYGFQLMAQTLGGTVDNTGAREYGRTPLHVSRTGSTLFEGTPAEQDVWMSHGDACSAAPEGFTVTASTDVVPVAAFENDEKKLYGVQHHPEVMHSTYGQQVLEHFLYRGAGIEPTWTTGNVIEEQVAAIRELVGDKRAICGLSGGVDSAVAAALVQKAIGSQLTCVYVDHGLMRKDETQQVEKDFVAATGVQLKVVDAEERFLGALAGVTDPEEKRKIIGREFIRVFEQAQAEIIAEAGAEGRPVEFLVQGTLYPDVVESGGGTGTANIKSHHNVGGLPEDLEFKLIEPLRKLFKDEVRMVGQELGLPEEIVQRQPFPGPGLGIRIVGEVTRERLDLLREADAIAREELTAAGLDREIWQCPVVLLADVRSVGVQGDGRTYGHPIVLRPVSSEDAMTADWTRLPYEVLARISTRITNEVKDVNRVVLDVTSKPPGTIEWE; encoded by the coding sequence GTGCCAGCAGCACCCCCCGCCGCCCCCGACGTCGTTCTTGTTGTCGACTTCGGCGCGCAGTACGCCCAGCTCATCGCCCGCCGCGTCCGTGAGGCCCGGGTCTACAGCGAGATCGTGCCCAGCACGATGCCTGTGGCCGAGATGCTGGCGAAGAACCCGAAGGCGATCATCCTCTCGGGTGGTCCGTCCTCCGTGTACGAGGAGGGCGCCCCGCGCCTGGACCGCTCGCTCTTCGAGGCCGGCGTCCCGATTTTCGGCATGTGCTACGGCTTCCAGCTGATGGCGCAGACCCTCGGCGGCACCGTCGACAACACCGGTGCGCGTGAGTACGGCCGTACGCCCCTGCACGTCAGCAGGACCGGTTCCACGCTCTTCGAGGGCACCCCGGCCGAGCAGGACGTGTGGATGTCGCACGGTGACGCCTGCTCCGCCGCGCCCGAGGGCTTCACCGTCACCGCCTCCACGGACGTCGTCCCGGTCGCGGCCTTCGAGAACGACGAGAAGAAGCTCTACGGCGTGCAGCACCACCCCGAGGTGATGCACTCCACCTACGGCCAGCAGGTGCTGGAGCACTTCCTCTACCGCGGTGCCGGCATCGAGCCGACCTGGACCACCGGCAATGTCATCGAGGAGCAGGTCGCGGCCATCCGCGAGCTCGTCGGCGACAAGCGCGCCATCTGCGGCCTGTCCGGCGGTGTGGACTCCGCCGTCGCGGCCGCCCTGGTGCAGAAGGCCATCGGCTCGCAGCTGACCTGTGTGTACGTCGACCACGGCCTGATGCGCAAGGACGAGACGCAGCAGGTCGAGAAGGACTTCGTGGCGGCCACGGGCGTCCAGCTGAAGGTCGTGGACGCGGAGGAGCGCTTCCTCGGCGCGCTGGCCGGGGTCACCGACCCCGAGGAGAAGCGCAAGATCATCGGCCGGGAGTTCATCCGGGTCTTCGAGCAGGCACAGGCGGAGATCATCGCCGAGGCGGGCGCCGAGGGCCGACCGGTCGAGTTCCTGGTGCAGGGCACCCTCTACCCGGACGTGGTCGAGTCCGGCGGCGGCACCGGCACCGCGAACATCAAGTCGCACCACAACGTCGGCGGCCTCCCCGAGGACCTCGAGTTCAAGCTGATCGAGCCGCTGCGCAAGCTGTTCAAGGACGAGGTCCGGATGGTCGGCCAGGAACTCGGCCTGCCGGAGGAGATCGTCCAGCGCCAGCCCTTCCCGGGCCCCGGACTCGGTATCCGGATCGTCGGCGAGGTCACGCGCGAGCGCCTCGACCTGCTGCGTGAGGCCGACGCCATCGCCCGTGAGGAGCTGACGGCGGCCGGTCTCGACCGCGAGATCTGGCAGTGCCCGGTCGTGCTGCTCGCCGACGTCCGCTCGGTGGGCGTCCAGGGCGACGGCCGGACCTACGGTCACCCGATCGTTCTGCGCCCCGTCTCCTCCGAGGACGCGATGACGGCGGACTGGACGCGGCTGCCGTACGAGGTGCTGGCGAGGATCTCGACGCGCATCACCAACGAGGTGAAGGACGTCAACCGCGTGGTGCTGGACGTCACCAGCAAGCCGCCGGGCACCATCGAGTGGGAGTAA
- a CDS encoding DoxX family protein: MAHGYRVDRGRQTASRYALLPLRVFLGVTFIYAGLDKLTDPAFLSDSGPGSIGELMHSVRDTAAIPALVDLALKDPSGFGHAIAFGELAVGIGTLIGLLARLAALGGALISLSLWLTVSWNTEPYYYGNDLAYLMAWSPLVLAGAAVLSVDAFLAERRRRRTP, from the coding sequence ATGGCTCATGGGTATCGGGTGGACCGGGGCAGGCAGACCGCGAGCCGGTATGCGCTTCTGCCGCTGCGTGTCTTTCTCGGGGTGACCTTCATCTACGCGGGGCTCGACAAGCTCACCGACCCCGCCTTCCTCTCCGACAGCGGGCCGGGGTCGATCGGCGAGCTGATGCACAGCGTGCGTGACACCGCGGCGATCCCCGCCCTGGTCGACCTGGCGCTCAAGGACCCTTCGGGCTTCGGCCACGCCATCGCGTTCGGTGAGCTCGCGGTCGGCATCGGCACCCTGATCGGTCTGCTGGCACGGCTGGCCGCCCTCGGCGGGGCGCTGATCTCGTTGAGCCTGTGGCTCACCGTCAGCTGGAACACCGAGCCGTACTACTACGGGAACGATCTGGCCTATCTGATGGCCTGGTCGCCGTTGGTACTGGCCGGGGCAGCCGTCCTGTCGGTGGACGCGTTCCTGGCGGAGCGCCGCCGCCGCCGCACGCCGTAG
- a CDS encoding GMC family oxidoreductase, whose protein sequence is MSYDYDVIVVGSGFGGSVSALRLTEKGYRVGVLEAGRRFARQSLPKNSWDLKNYLWAPALGLYGIQRIHLLGNVMVLAGAGVGGGSLNYANTLYVPPAAFFEDRQWAGITDWQEELKPYYDQARRMLGVRLNPTMTSSDVHLKATAEAMGVGDTFHMAPVGVFYGDGADADGTAKAAPGTEVPDPYFGGAGPSRRACTECGECMTGCRHGAKNTLNENYLFLAERAGAVVHPMTTVVAVTEDGDGGYRVTSVSTDRRRKGPRRVLRARRVVLAAGTYGTQTLLHTMRDRGLLTRLSGRLGELTRTNSEALVGAQTDDRRYRRKHPARTLDFTRGVAITSSVHPDENTHIEPVRYGKGSNAMGAMSILQVPYGDRRVLGWLVRVLRHPSLAARSLSNHRWSERTIIGLVMQSLDNSLTTYRKRRGIGKGLLTARQGHGSPNPQQIPEGTRAASLLAEEIGGFPGSNIGELMGTPLTAHFLGGCPIGASADEGVIDPYHRLYGHPGISVVDGASVSANLGVNPSLTITAQAERAMSFWPNNGETDARPAQGSPYVRLTPVAPRSPSVPADAFGALRLPFLGIPPVPPKQP, encoded by the coding sequence ATGTCATACGACTACGACGTCATTGTCGTCGGATCCGGCTTCGGCGGCTCGGTGTCGGCCCTGCGCCTGACCGAGAAGGGCTACCGGGTCGGCGTACTCGAAGCCGGCCGCCGCTTCGCCCGGCAGTCGCTGCCGAAGAACTCCTGGGACCTGAAGAACTACCTCTGGGCCCCGGCTCTCGGCCTCTACGGCATCCAGCGCATCCATCTGCTGGGCAATGTCATGGTCCTGGCCGGCGCGGGCGTCGGCGGCGGCTCGCTCAACTACGCCAACACCCTGTACGTACCGCCGGCGGCCTTCTTCGAGGACCGCCAGTGGGCCGGCATCACCGACTGGCAGGAGGAGCTGAAGCCCTACTACGACCAGGCGCGGCGGATGCTCGGTGTGCGGCTGAACCCCACCATGACGTCCTCCGACGTCCATCTCAAGGCGACGGCCGAGGCGATGGGGGTGGGGGACACCTTCCACATGGCGCCGGTGGGCGTCTTCTACGGCGACGGCGCCGACGCCGACGGTACGGCGAAGGCCGCGCCGGGCACGGAGGTCCCGGACCCCTACTTCGGCGGTGCGGGTCCGTCCCGCCGGGCCTGCACCGAATGCGGCGAGTGCATGACCGGATGCCGCCACGGCGCCAAGAACACGCTGAACGAGAACTATCTCTTCCTCGCCGAGCGGGCCGGAGCCGTGGTCCACCCGATGACCACGGTGGTCGCCGTCACCGAGGACGGGGACGGCGGGTACCGCGTCACCAGCGTCTCCACCGACCGGCGGCGCAAGGGCCCGCGCCGTGTGCTGCGCGCCCGCCGGGTCGTCCTGGCCGCGGGCACGTACGGCACGCAGACCCTGCTCCACACCATGCGCGACCGCGGCCTCCTGACACGCCTGTCCGGCAGGCTCGGCGAACTGACCCGCACCAATTCCGAGGCCCTCGTGGGCGCGCAGACCGACGACCGGCGCTACCGCCGCAAGCACCCGGCGCGCACGCTCGACTTCACGCGCGGCGTCGCCATCACGTCGTCGGTCCACCCCGACGAGAACACGCACATCGAGCCCGTCCGTTACGGCAAGGGGTCGAACGCGATGGGCGCGATGTCCATCCTCCAGGTCCCGTACGGCGACCGGCGCGTCCTCGGCTGGCTCGTCCGGGTACTGCGCCACCCCTCGCTCGCCGCCCGCTCCCTGTCCAACCACCGCTGGTCGGAGCGGACCATCATCGGCCTCGTCATGCAGTCCCTGGACAACTCGCTGACGACGTATCGCAAACGGCGCGGAATCGGGAAGGGACTGCTGACCGCGCGTCAGGGCCACGGATCTCCCAACCCCCAGCAGATCCCCGAGGGCACCCGGGCCGCATCCCTCCTCGCCGAGGAGATCGGCGGCTTCCCCGGCTCGAACATCGGGGAGCTCATGGGCACGCCCCTGACCGCCCACTTCCTGGGCGGCTGCCCGATCGGTGCCTCGGCGGACGAAGGTGTCATCGACCCGTACCACCGCCTCTATGGCCATCCGGGCATCTCCGTCGTCGACGGTGCGTCGGTCTCGGCGAACCTCGGAGTCAACCCCTCGCTGACGATCACGGCCCAGGCCGAGCGTGCCATGTCTTTCTGGCCCAACAACGGCGAGACCGATGCCCGCCCGGCGCAGGGCTCTCCTTACGTCCGGCTGACGCCGGTCGCGCCCAGGTCCCCGTCGGTCCCCGCCGATGCCTTCGGCGCTCTGCGGCTGCCGTTCCTCGGCATCCCGCCGGTTCCGCCGAAGCAGCCGTGA
- a CDS encoding PspC domain-containing protein, producing MTAPHDAPAAPAADHKPPQLRRSRQSRVIGGVCGGLGRYCDIDPVIFRIVLGVLTVTGGIGLIFYGFAWLLIPAEDDDENEARRLLSGRVEGPALAAVLMALAGCGLFLSMLNNGSLLAFAMLLSLAVAGSAVWSQRRRLTAPESPLDPVTAQAVADAPPETKAPPAPGTPSWWRDPIVKDGSTGPVPSGYLWGPAGTVVDTMWTDTRPPVGYVREPAATRGPRSIGGLVLLLALIAGGLGTGLSWASLPIATSLQIGLASALLVFAVGLVVSSFLGRTGFGTIMMACLTAVLLAGAAALPKSITSEWTRSTWTPASVATVQHRYELGSGVGTLDLGGLAVPAGRTLTTGAEVGAGRIKVVVPKDVTVKIDAEVGLGDIQLPGEGKHDVDVAPGRKTVRTLPPPAGAKPAGTIELRLQVGLGQAEVTRAAS from the coding sequence ATGACAGCACCGCACGACGCTCCCGCGGCTCCCGCCGCCGATCACAAGCCGCCGCAGCTGCGCCGCAGCCGGCAGAGCCGGGTGATCGGCGGCGTGTGCGGCGGCCTGGGCAGGTACTGCGACATCGACCCGGTGATCTTCCGGATCGTCCTCGGTGTCCTCACCGTCACCGGCGGCATCGGCCTGATCTTCTACGGCTTCGCCTGGCTGCTGATACCGGCCGAGGACGACGACGAGAACGAGGCGCGCAGGCTGCTGTCGGGACGGGTCGAAGGCCCGGCCCTGGCCGCCGTGCTGATGGCCCTGGCGGGCTGCGGTCTGTTCCTGTCGATGCTCAACAACGGCTCGCTGCTCGCTTTCGCCATGCTGCTCTCGCTCGCCGTCGCGGGCTCCGCCGTCTGGTCGCAGCGCCGCCGCCTGACCGCACCGGAGAGCCCGCTCGACCCGGTGACGGCGCAGGCGGTCGCCGATGCCCCGCCCGAGACGAAGGCCCCGCCCGCACCCGGCACACCGTCGTGGTGGCGGGATCCGATCGTCAAGGACGGCTCGACGGGTCCAGTGCCGTCCGGTTATCTCTGGGGTCCCGCGGGCACGGTCGTGGACACGATGTGGACGGACACCCGGCCCCCGGTCGGGTACGTCCGCGAGCCCGCCGCCACGCGCGGCCCACGTTCCATAGGCGGCCTGGTCCTGCTGCTGGCACTGATCGCCGGCGGGCTGGGAACGGGACTGTCCTGGGCGAGCCTGCCGATCGCCACCAGCCTGCAGATAGGCCTGGCGAGCGCGCTCCTGGTGTTCGCTGTCGGCCTCGTGGTCAGCTCGTTCCTCGGCCGGACCGGATTCGGCACGATCATGATGGCGTGCCTCACAGCCGTGCTGCTGGCGGGGGCCGCGGCGCTGCCGAAGAGCATCACATCGGAGTGGACGCGTTCGACCTGGACACCCGCATCGGTGGCGACGGTGCAGCACCGGTACGAACTGGGCAGCGGCGTGGGCACCCTGGACCTGGGCGGGCTGGCCGTCCCGGCAGGGCGGACCTTGACCACCGGCGCAGAGGTGGGCGCGGGCAGGATCAAGGTCGTCGTACCGAAGGACGTGACGGTGAAAATCGACGCCGAGGTGGGCCTAGGCGACATCCAATTGCCCGGTGAGGGGAAGCACGACGTGGACGTGGCCCCCGGCAGGAAAACGGTGCGCACGCTTCCGCCACCCGCGGGCGCGAAGCCCGCCGGCACGATCGAGCTGCGCCTCCAGGTCGGCCTCGGCCAGGCGGAGGTGACCCGTGCTGCGTCATGA
- a CDS encoding response regulator transcription factor, whose protein sequence is MTEQTEQTGQTGQTGDNERRVRVVLVDDHRMFRAGVQAEIGQTDRTGVEVVGEAADAGQAVTVITATRPEVVLLDVHLPGGGGVEVLRRCAPLMAAPDRPVRFLALSVSDAAEDVIGVIRGGARGYVTKTITGTDLVDAIFRVADGDAVFSPRLAGFVLDAFASTDAPPVDEDMDRLTQREREVLRLIARGYAYKEIAKQLFISVKTVESHVSAVLRKLQLSNRHELTRWATARRLV, encoded by the coding sequence ATGACCGAGCAGACCGAGCAGACCGGGCAGACAGGGCAGACCGGGGACAACGAGCGCCGGGTGAGGGTCGTACTCGTCGACGACCACCGGATGTTCCGCGCGGGTGTGCAGGCGGAGATCGGGCAGACCGACCGTACCGGCGTCGAGGTCGTCGGTGAGGCCGCCGATGCCGGCCAGGCCGTCACGGTCATCACGGCCACCCGCCCCGAGGTGGTTCTTCTCGATGTCCATCTGCCGGGCGGCGGTGGCGTCGAAGTCCTGCGCCGCTGTGCCCCTTTGATGGCCGCCCCCGACCGCCCGGTGCGGTTCCTGGCGCTGTCCGTCTCGGACGCGGCGGAGGATGTCATCGGTGTCATCCGGGGCGGTGCCCGCGGCTATGTCACCAAGACCATCACAGGCACCGACCTGGTCGACGCGATCTTCCGGGTGGCGGACGGCGACGCGGTCTTCTCGCCCCGGCTGGCCGGCTTCGTGCTCGACGCCTTCGCCTCGACCGATGCGCCTCCGGTGGACGAGGACATGGACCGGCTCACCCAGCGGGAGCGTGAGGTGCTCCGGCTGATCGCGCGCGGGTACGCCTACAAGGAGATCGCCAAGCAGCTCTTCATCTCCGTGAAGACGGTGGAGTCGCATGTCTCGGCGGTGCTCAGGAAGCTCCAACTGTCGAACCGTCATGAGCTGACCCGATGGGCGACGGCGCGCCGCCTCGTCTGA
- a CDS encoding LPXTG cell wall anchor domain-containing protein — MKLRRAMAVAAATAVIAPAAFLAAPSAFADDNNPGTTQTTTGTTTEDPAKPTEDPAKPTEDPAKPTEDPAKPTEDPAKPTEDPAKPTEDPAKPTEDPAKPTEDPAKPTEDPAKPTEDDDEEWCEDATVDVSLSGFPNKIVAGSGWKNFKLNVANTGESDIEELETFAFASYENDLDESTSNKLVEKYAHFEMRDPESGKWTKDFTMGNENNGYFAGSFSLDAGQKVSIDLRLKIDKAAPAGSAIALVIGGDANENGSDCAFDGEEYPLQIIAGGGDAGNVDDSKPNGEKPSNDVKPQGGPAKPINVTGNLAETGSSSMLPALGLAGGIAVVAGAGVVFAMKRRKGDATA; from the coding sequence ATGAAGCTTCGCCGCGCCATGGCCGTTGCGGCCGCGACGGCTGTCATAGCTCCCGCCGCTTTCCTGGCGGCGCCTTCCGCGTTCGCGGACGACAACAACCCCGGCACCACCCAGACCACCACCGGCACCACGACCGAGGACCCGGCCAAGCCGACCGAGGACCCGGCCAAGCCCACTGAGGACCCGGCCAAGCCGACCGAGGACCCCGCCAAGCCCACTGAGGACCCGGCCAAGCCGACCGAGGACCCCGCCAAGCCCACTGAGGACCCGGCCAAGCCGACCGAGGACCCCGCCAAGCCGACCGAAGACCCGGCCAAGCCCACTGAGGACCCCGCCAAGCCGACCGAGGACGACGACGAGGAGTGGTGCGAGGACGCCACCGTCGACGTCAGCCTCTCCGGCTTCCCGAACAAGATCGTCGCGGGCAGCGGCTGGAAGAACTTCAAGCTGAACGTCGCGAACACCGGCGAGTCGGACATCGAGGAGCTGGAGACCTTCGCCTTCGCCTCCTACGAGAACGACCTCGACGAGAGCACGTCCAACAAGCTGGTCGAGAAGTACGCGCACTTCGAGATGCGTGACCCGGAGTCCGGTAAGTGGACGAAGGACTTCACGATGGGCAACGAGAACAACGGCTACTTCGCCGGCTCTTTCTCCCTCGACGCCGGCCAGAAGGTCTCCATCGACCTGCGCCTGAAGATCGACAAGGCCGCGCCCGCGGGCAGCGCCATCGCGCTCGTCATCGGTGGGGACGCCAACGAGAACGGCTCGGACTGCGCCTTCGACGGCGAGGAGTACCCGCTCCAGATCATCGCGGGCGGCGGCGACGCCGGGAACGTCGACGACTCGAAGCCGAACGGTGAGAAGCCGTCCAACGACGTCAAGCCGCAGGGCGGCCCGGCCAAGCCGATCAACGTCACGGGCAACCTGGCCGAGACCGGTTCGTCCTCGATGCTGCCGGCCCTCGGTCTCGCCGGCGGTATCGCCGTCGTCGCCGGTGCCGGTGTCGTCTTCGCGATGAAGCGCCGCAAGGGCGACGCCACCGCGTAA
- a CDS encoding succinic semialdehyde dehydrogenase: MTDSQTTVGPLGTNPTAPAPAGVRTAADVVTPEVVAQLTRGVVGSGRTANHTPFTGEKLADLPESTPEDVATAFERARAAQPTWAATPVRQRAAVLLRFHDLVLQRQAEILDLIQLETGKARLHAHEEVQAVAVVARHYGRKAPSYLRPKRHTGAVPVLTKVSELRQPRGVVGHISPWNYPLELSVGDALPAFVTGNAVVMKPDTETALTALWARDLLIEAGLPAEVFQVVLGDGPVVGPAVVKHADYVSFTGSTRTGREVAQAAAARLIGVTLELGGKNAMLVLHDADIEKAAAGAARACFSSAGQLCISIERLYVHESVADAFVERFAARTKALRLGSALAYGADMGSLVGEAQLETVKRHVEEAVAKGAKLVAGGVHRPDIGPLFYEPTILEGVEAPMAVCTEETFGPVVSLYRFTEEEEAIGLANATPYGLNSSVWTRDAKRGHQVAARLRTGTVNINEGYASAYGSVQSPMGGMKDSGLGRRHGSEGILKYTEGQTIAQQRLMPIGPAFGMDDEKYAAFMSRSLRVMKSLHLR, encoded by the coding sequence ATGACGGACTCGCAGACCACTGTCGGCCCCCTCGGCACCAACCCGACCGCCCCGGCTCCGGCCGGCGTGCGCACCGCCGCCGACGTCGTCACGCCCGAGGTGGTCGCCCAGCTCACCCGCGGAGTCGTCGGCTCCGGCCGCACCGCCAACCACACCCCGTTCACCGGGGAGAAGCTCGCCGACCTGCCCGAGTCCACCCCGGAGGACGTGGCCACCGCCTTCGAGCGGGCCCGCGCCGCCCAGCCCACCTGGGCCGCCACACCCGTGCGGCAGCGGGCAGCCGTACTGCTCCGTTTCCACGACCTCGTACTCCAGCGCCAGGCGGAAATCCTCGATCTCATCCAGCTGGAGACCGGCAAGGCCCGGCTGCACGCCCACGAGGAGGTTCAGGCGGTTGCCGTCGTCGCCCGCCACTACGGCCGCAAGGCGCCCTCCTACCTCCGGCCCAAGCGGCACACCGGCGCCGTGCCCGTCCTCACCAAGGTCTCCGAACTGCGGCAGCCGCGCGGAGTCGTCGGCCACATCTCGCCCTGGAACTACCCGCTCGAGCTGTCGGTCGGCGATGCGCTGCCCGCCTTCGTCACCGGCAACGCCGTCGTCATGAAGCCCGACACCGAGACCGCGCTGACCGCCCTGTGGGCCCGCGACCTGCTCATCGAAGCGGGCTTGCCGGCCGAGGTCTTCCAGGTCGTCCTCGGTGACGGCCCGGTCGTCGGTCCCGCAGTCGTCAAGCACGCCGACTACGTCTCCTTCACCGGCTCCACCCGCACCGGCCGCGAGGTCGCCCAGGCGGCAGCCGCCCGTCTGATCGGTGTCACGCTCGAACTCGGCGGCAAGAACGCCATGCTGGTGCTGCACGACGCCGACATCGAGAAGGCCGCGGCGGGCGCCGCCCGTGCCTGCTTCTCCTCCGCGGGCCAGCTGTGCATCTCCATCGAGCGTCTCTACGTCCACGAGTCGGTCGCCGACGCTTTCGTGGAGCGCTTCGCGGCCCGTACAAAGGCACTGCGCCTCGGCAGCGCGCTCGCGTACGGCGCCGACATGGGGTCGCTGGTCGGCGAAGCCCAGCTGGAGACGGTCAAGCGCCATGTGGAGGAGGCCGTCGCCAAGGGCGCCAAGCTCGTCGCGGGCGGCGTCCACCGGCCCGACATCGGCCCGCTCTTCTACGAGCCGACCATCCTGGAGGGCGTCGAGGCACCGATGGCCGTGTGCACCGAGGAGACCTTCGGCCCGGTCGTCTCCCTCTACCGCTTCACGGAAGAGGAGGAGGCCATCGGCCTCGCCAACGCCACTCCGTACGGCCTGAACTCCAGTGTCTGGACGCGCGACGCCAAGCGCGGACATCAGGTCGCCGCCCGGCTGCGCACCGGCACCGTCAACATCAACGAGGGGTACGCCTCGGCGTACGGCAGCGTCCAGTCGCCCATGGGCGGCATGAAGGACTCGGGCCTCGGCCGCCGGCACGGCTCCGAGGGCATCCTCAAGTACACCGAGGGCCAGACGATCGCGCAGCAGCGGCTGATGCCGATAGGCCCGGCCTTCGGTATGGACGACGAGAAGTACGCGGCCTTCATGAGCCGCAGCCTGCGCGTCATGAAGTCCCTCCACCTGCGCTAG
- a CDS encoding PspC domain-containing protein, whose amino-acid sequence MPVAARLTEPEEIPLRKLYRSADGRMLGGVARGLAGHLGLPVSWVRFVFLGLFFVDGLGALLYAVFWFVVPLGVGGTSAPRSAFEVTPDGRRRLRKPDRGQILALIALIIGAGVFVGSVDLGGQAGPYIWPMLLIGAGVVLVWRQADNARRARWMEAGRRSRLLPLARGLAGVALVGTGFTAFMVVRGSAAQLGNVLTAALAVVAGIALLAGPYLVRMTQDLSEERLMRIRAQERAEVAAHVHDSVLHTLTLIQRNADDAHQVRRLARAQERELRVWLYKPEGKGQEEEEPDTLAEAVRRSAAEVEDKHGVPIEVVVVGDCPLDERLGAQIQAAREAMVNAAKYGGEGGAVQVYAEVEGRTVFVSVRDRGPGFDLDAVPDDRMGVRESIIGRMQRNGGTARLRSVPGGGTEVELEMERADA is encoded by the coding sequence ATGCCTGTCGCCGCACGCCTCACCGAACCCGAAGAGATCCCCCTGCGCAAGCTCTACCGCAGCGCGGATGGCCGGATGCTCGGCGGTGTGGCGCGCGGTCTCGCCGGGCACCTCGGTCTGCCGGTCTCCTGGGTGCGGTTCGTCTTCCTCGGCCTGTTCTTCGTGGACGGGCTGGGGGCGCTGCTCTATGCCGTGTTCTGGTTCGTGGTGCCGCTGGGCGTCGGAGGTACGTCGGCGCCGCGTTCCGCCTTCGAGGTGACCCCGGACGGCCGCCGCAGGCTCCGCAAGCCCGACAGGGGCCAGATCCTCGCCCTGATCGCTCTGATCATCGGCGCGGGGGTATTCGTCGGCAGCGTGGACCTCGGCGGCCAGGCCGGTCCGTACATCTGGCCGATGCTGCTCATCGGCGCGGGAGTCGTGCTGGTGTGGCGGCAGGCGGACAACGCCCGCCGGGCCCGCTGGATGGAGGCCGGGCGCCGCAGCAGGCTGCTGCCGCTGGCCCGGGGCCTGGCGGGTGTCGCCCTGGTCGGCACAGGCTTCACGGCCTTCATGGTGGTGCGGGGTTCGGCCGCGCAGCTGGGCAATGTCCTGACCGCCGCGCTCGCCGTCGTCGCCGGCATAGCGCTGCTCGCGGGCCCCTATCTCGTCCGGATGACCCAGGACCTCTCGGAGGAGCGGCTGATGCGTATCCGCGCCCAGGAACGCGCCGAGGTCGCCGCCCATGTTCATGACTCGGTGCTGCACACCCTCACCCTGATCCAGCGCAACGCGGACGACGCGCACCAGGTCAGGCGGCTTGCCCGGGCCCAGGAGCGAGAGCTGCGCGTCTGGCTCTACAAGCCGGAGGGCAAGGGACAGGAAGAGGAGGAGCCCGACACCCTCGCCGAGGCGGTGCGGCGCAGTGCCGCCGAGGTCGAGGACAAGCACGGAGTCCCCATCGAGGTCGTGGTGGTCGGCGATTGCCCGCTCGACGAGCGGCTCGGCGCACAGATACAGGCAGCGCGCGAGGCGATGGTCAATGCCGCCAAGTACGGTGGCGAGGGTGGCGCGGTTCAGGTCTATGCCGAGGTCGAGGGCCGTACGGTCTTTGTCTCGGTCCGCGACCGCGGCCCCGGTTTCGACCTGGACGCCGTGCCGGACGACCGGATGGGCGTACGAGAATCAATCATCGGCCGGATGCAGCGCAACGGTGGGACCGCGCGGCTGCGTTCGGTGCCCGGAGGGGGCACGGAGGTCGAGCTGGAGATGGAGAGGGCGGACGCATGA